One Mauremys reevesii isolate NIE-2019 linkage group 5, ASM1616193v1, whole genome shotgun sequence genomic window carries:
- the RASL11B gene encoding ras-like protein family member 11B: MRLVQNMCTIAEYPPAGSASGDGCSGGASARPRLIKIAVVGASGVGKTALVVRFLTKRFIGDYERNAGNLYSRQIQIDGEMLAIQVQDTPGIQIHEHSLDCNEQLNRCIRWADAVVIVFSITDYKSYELLSQLHQQVRQLHPGNRVPVVLVANKADLLHIKEVEPQNGLQLANMLGCTFYEVSVSENYNDVFNAFHVLCKEVSKQQITSTPEKRRTSLIPRPKSPNMQDLKRRFKQALSAKVRTVTSV, translated from the exons ATGCGCCTTGTCCAGAACATGTGCACCATCGCCGAGTACCCCCCGGCCGGCAGCGCCAGCGGAGACGGCTGCAGCGGGGGTGCCTCCGCCCGCCCCCGCCTCATCAAGATCGCGGTGGTGGGAGCCAGCGGCGTGGGCAAAACCG CCCTGGTGGTGCGATTCCTCACAAAACGCTTCATCGGAGACTACGAGAGGAACGCAG gtAACCTTTATAGCAGACAGATCCAGATAGATGGAGAGATGCTTGCTATTCAAGTGCAAGATACACCAGGAATTCAG ATCCATGAACACAGTCTGGACTGTAATGAACAGTTGAACAGATGCATTCGATGGGCAGATGCTGTTGTGATTGTTTTCTCCATCACAGATTATAAGAGCTATGAACTACTTAGTCAACTTCATCAGCAAGTTCGACAGTTACACCCAGGAAACAGAGTCCCTGTTGTCCTTGTAGCAAACAAAGCTGATCTCCTACATATTAAAGAGGTGGAGCCACAGAATGGACTTCAGTTGGCCAACATGCTAGGTTGTACTTTTTATGAAGTGTCTGTCAGTGAGAACTACAATGATGTCTTCAATGCCTTCCATGTCCTGTGTAAAGAAGTTAGTAAACAACAAATAACTAGCACCCCTGAGAAGAGAAGAACCTCTCTTATCCCAAGGCCAAAGTCGCCAAACATGCAGGATCTGAAGAGAAGGTTTAAGCAAGCTTTGTCTGCTAAAGTTAGGACTGTCACTTCTGTCTGA